From a region of the Deltaproteobacteria bacterium genome:
- a CDS encoding ATP-binding protein, translating to MDLDRRRPDLGPALRHARAVPDRPSLHALPADLPVRPATLDGVAARAARRGGPTVTARRVVLVGAESTGKTTLAQDLCAALRRRGGALAATRWIPEYGREYTIEKLAREGGPDARMDALVWTSADFVAIAREQNALEARAALDTGPVLLCDTDAFAVGVWHERYLGNCSPKVESLAITEPSLYLLTHHDDVAFEADEIRDGERFRAWMTDAFVERLRGSAHWLAWVRGGREERVETGLREIERFLRP from the coding sequence GTGGATCTGGATCGCCGTCGACCTGATCTCGGTCCCGCTCTACGTCACGCGCGAGCTGTACCCGACCGCCCTTCTCTACACGCTCTTCCTGCTGATCTGCCTGTCCGGCCTGCGACGCTGGACGGTGTTGCTGCGCGAGCAGCCCGCCGCGGAGGCCCGACCGTGACCGCCCGCCGCGTGGTGCTGGTCGGCGCGGAGTCGACGGGCAAGACCACCCTCGCCCAGGACTTGTGCGCCGCGCTGCGCCGCCGCGGCGGCGCGCTCGCCGCTACGCGCTGGATTCCGGAGTACGGCCGCGAGTACACGATCGAGAAGCTCGCGCGCGAAGGCGGCCCCGACGCGCGGATGGACGCCCTCGTCTGGACCAGCGCCGACTTCGTCGCGATCGCGCGCGAGCAGAACGCGCTCGAAGCGCGCGCCGCGCTAGATACCGGCCCCGTCCTGCTCTGCGACACCGACGCATTCGCGGTCGGCGTCTGGCACGAGCGCTACCTGGGCAATTGCTCGCCCAAAGTCGAATCCCTCGCGATCACCGAGCCCTCGCTCTACCTGCTCACCCACCACGACGATGTGGCGTTCGAAGCCGACGAGATCCGCGACGGCGAGCGCTTCCGCGCCTGGATGACCGACGCGTTCGTCGAGCGGCTGCGCGGAAGCGCACACTGGCTGGCGTGGGTGCGCGGGGGGCGCGAGGAGCGGGTCGAAACGGGCCTTCGGGAGATCGAGCGGTTCTTGCGGCCATAG